Proteins from a genomic interval of Euleptes europaea isolate rEulEur1 chromosome 18, rEulEur1.hap1, whole genome shotgun sequence:
- the LOC130490756 gene encoding olfactory receptor 2D2-like, producing MGEDNETLPPGEFILTRLSDNPEKRVILFVVFLMVYMTAVLGNLLILSLFLAASHLHTPMYFFLFNFSILEVSYTSCVVPQMLAHLLVERTTISFNRCAAQLYLFLSFGITECLLLTVMSYDRYVAICNPLHYNLTMTKQVCTTMAVASWVGGFLFSSMNSVATLMLSFCGHREIDHFFCEMPAMVRIACAGMHQAQIVVSISCVLTLVFPLLLIFFSYARILHTVLGSHSSVGRHKAFSTCSSHLAVVALFFGTVLSMYLRPHSSSSMGQNKITSVFYIVITPALNPMIYTLRNKEVIRALKKVRCRGREVS from the coding sequence ATGGGAGAAGACAACGAGACTCTTCCCCCCGGGGAATTTATCTTGACAAGACTCTCAGACAATCCTGAGAAACGTGTCATACTTTTTGTGGTGTTTCTGATGGTCTATATGACAGCCGTGTTAGGTAATTTGCTCATTTTGTCATTGTTCCTAGCAGCCTCTCACCTTCAcacccccatgtatttcttcctctTCAATTTCTCCATCCTAGAAGTCAGCTACACCTCATGTGTCGTGCCCCAGATGTTGGCACACCTCCTTGTCGAGAGGACCACTATTTCATTCAACAGATGTGCTGCACAGCTGTACCTCTTTCTGTCTTTTGGAATCACAGAATGTTTGCTGCTCACTGTCATGTCATATGATCGCTATGTGGCCATTTGCAATCCGCTCCATTACAACCTCACCATGACCAAGCAGGTGTGTACAACCATGGCCGTTGCTTCCTGGGTTGGAGGCTTCCTCTTTTCTAGTATGAATTCAGTGGCTACCTTGATGTTGTCTTTTTGTGGCCACAGAGAGATAGATCATTTCTTCTGTGAAATGCCAGCCATGGTGAGGATAGCTTGTGCAGGGATGCACCAAGCACAAATTGTGGTATCCATCAGCTGTGTACTTACTCTGGTCTTCCCTCTGCTTCTCATATTTTTTTCTTACGCACGGATTCTCCACACTGTACTTGGCAGTCATAGCAGCGTGGGAAGACACAAGGCCTTCTCCACATGCTCTTCGCACTTGGCCGTGGTCGCACTGTTCTTTGGAACAGTCCTTTCCATGTACCTAAGACCCCATTCCAGCTCCTCAATGGGGCAAAACAAAATTACGTCTGTGTTTTACATTGTTATCACACCGGCACTGAACCCCATGATATACACTCTGAGGAATAAGGAAGTAATACGTGCCTTAAAGAAAGTTAGGTGTAGGGGCAGAGAAGTGAGCTAG